The genomic interval GTGAAGCCCGACCCCACGAACAAGAGCCCGTTCGCGATGGCCCGCGGCGAGCCCGAGTCGAGCGCGTAGAGCAGGCTGCGCAGGATGGTGACCGTGCCCTCCACCGGCGCGATGTTGCTGAGCCCCTTGCCCACGGACCAACACAGCGCGCTCTTGAACGCCGCGTCCTCGTCGACGCGTCGGCTCCCGAGGGCCAGGTCCCCCCGCACGCGCATTCGGACTTGCGCGGTGGCCCACAGGAGCCCGCGCAGCGCGGCCCCGCTGTCCTTCGGGAAGGGCACGCCCGCGTCCGCGAAGAGGGGTCGCAGGATCTCGAACGCCTCGCGCACCGCGCCGGCAGACAAGAGGGCCTCCGCGGCCAGCCGCTGCAGCTCCATCCGCGCGCGCCGGTCGCTGACCCCGGCCGTCGCGCGCAGGTAGGCGGCCCCCGCTTCGTCGCAGCGCCCCGCCTGATGGAGCGCGTCGGCGTAGGCGCGACGCACCGCCTGGACGTCGGCCAAGTCCTCCCCGGACCAGCGCAGCGCATCCCGGTAGGAGTCGGCGGCAGATTGGTACGCCAGGCTGCCGAGCGCTTCTTCGGCCGCGCGCAGCGCGTACTGCGCGGCCTCCTGCAGCTGCCCCGCCCCATGCAGGTGGGACGCGACGAGCTGCGGCGGGACGCTCTGCTCGGCCAGCAGCTCCCTCGCCAGCGCGGCGTGGCAGTGGCGACGCTCCTCGGGCGCGAGCACCAGCAGCACCCCTTCGCGGATGCGATCGTGATACGCCACGACCCGCGCGCCCGGGCCGGCCCCGTCCACGCGCACCAGCGACTTGGCGGCCAGCGTGGCGACGGTGGCGCGCACGTCGTTCACGGCAGCGGCGCGCATGACCAGCTGCTGCTCGAGGGGCTGACCCGCGACGGACACGGTGCGCAACACGCTGCGGGCCTGGTCGGAGAGCTCCTGATACCGTGCGCGGACCACGTCCTGCACGCTGACGCGCGCCCGCGTGCGCGCTCCGTGGAGCGCCAGCTGCTCGATCAAGAACGGGTTGCCGCCAGCGTCGGCCACCAGCTCGTTGAGCTCGAGGGTGTCCACGTCGTGGCTGCAGCGACGCGCAAGCTCCACCGCGGCCGTCGCCGAGAGCGGTGCCAGGTCGATGTGCGTCTCCTGGTGGAAGTCACGCCCCGCGAGCGGGGCCAGCTGCTGCAGCAGCGCGCTGGTCTCCACCTCGTCGGAGCGGTACGCCAGCACCCAGAAGATGGGCAGCGAGAGGGGGGGCGTGAGCAGCGACGCGAGCACGTGCCCCGCGCCAGCGTCGCCCCACTGCGCGTCGTCCAGCACGAGGCACAGCGGTCGCTCGAGGTGCAGCGCCTCGAGCAGCTGGGCCAGCCCGGCATAGGCGCGCTCGCGCACGTCCACACCCCCGGATTGCGCGGGCAGGCGCGGCAGCTCGGGGAAGGCCCCGAAGATGGCCGGGAACATGCGGGCGGCGTGCGCGACGTCCTCGCCGACGAGCTGGGCCCGCGCAACGTCTGGCGTGGCGCACAAGCGCAGCACGAGCTGGTCCACCAAGTCGTCGAGGCCCTTGTAGGGGATGGCCTCGAACTCGTGGCACTTGGCGTTGAGCACCGTGGCCACGCGACCGAGGCGCGACACCGCCTCGTCGCACAGGCGCGACTTGCCCACGCCAGAGAGACCGCGCAGGTGCAGCACGCTCGGCCGGTCGGCGTCACGTGCGTGGTAGGCATCGAGGATGGCGTCCAGCTCGTCCTCGCGTCCGACGAGCGCGGCGGCCGTGGCGCTCAAGCTGGGCCCCACCCCGCCCTGCTCGGGCCGCAGGACGGCGAGCGCGGCCTCGAGCGTGGGTCGCTGGCTGGGGTCGCGCTGCATCAACCCGTAGGCCAGGTCGGCCAGCGGCAGGCAGTCCTCTGGCAGCTCCGCCATGTCGGATGGGTGCGGCAGGGGCTCGGAGCACTTGCGCATGATGACCGTCAAGGCCGAGTCGCCGGGCTTCTCGAAGGGGCGCAGGCCCACCAGCGCCTCGTAGAGCATCACGCCGAGCGCGTAGCAGTCGGAGCGTGCGTCGGTCGGGGCGCCCCGCGCCTGCTCGGGCGCCATGTAGAGCGGGGTCCCGACCACGCGCTGTCCCTCGGCCCCGCGCGTCTGCCCCCCGCGCAGCGCCGCGATGCCGAAGTCGAGCAGCACGGCGCGCCCATCCGGGGCCACCACCACGTTGCTGGGCTTGAGGTCGAGGTGGCGCACGCCGGCCGCGTGCAAGGCCGAGAGCCCCTCCACCAGCTGCGCGAAGGCGTCACACAGGACGGGCGCGCGCAGCGCCCCGGGTGGGCTGCGCTTCGCCAGGTGCTCGCCCAGGTCGACACCCGGCACGTGCTCCATGGTGAAGAACCACGTGTCCTCGGCCACGCCCAGCTCGTACAGCTTCACCAGGTTGGGGTGCGCCAGCGCGGCCGTGTAGCGGAACTCGCTCTTGAAACGCATGAGCGCCATCGGGTCCGCCGAGCGCAGCGTCTTGAGCGCGACGGCGCGCGAGCCCTCCGGCTCGTGGGGGTCCGTCGCCAGGTACACGACGCCCATGCCCCCTGCCCCCAGCATTTGCTCCACACGGAAGCGCCCCAGGTGGGAGGGCATGCCCGCGGTAGACGGACGGATGGGGTCCGCGCGGGTCACGAGGCCATCGCTCGTCACCACAGCGCCGTCCGGGTGCGTGCGCACGCCCGAACCCCAATCCGGTGGGTCCAACGACATGGCCTGGTGTACCACTTACGCGACGTCAGCCGGCGGCGAAAGCGCGGACCTTGGGCCATCTCAGGCGAGCGACGGGTGGGCTCGGTCGCGCTCTGCCCCGGCGACCCCAGGCGCCGTGACCACCCCACGGCGCAGCAGCACGCGCCACTCGTCGGCGCTGTGTACACAGGGGCTCGTGCCGTCGTAGAACGCGCGGAACAGCGCGAGGAAGCGAGCGGGGTCGTCCTGGTGGGGGAAGTGCCCAGCCCCGTCGAAGACCTCGAGGCGGCTCGACGGCATCGCGGCGTGGATGCGCGCGGCGTGCTTGACCGGAATGACGCCATCGCGCGAGCCCCACACCACCAGCGTGGGCATGTCCTTGGCCAAGTAGCAGCGGTCCAGCATGGTGATGGCCTGCCCGCGCCAGTCCACGGCGCCCCGCAGCGTGCGCACGAAGGCGCGCCGGGATGCGGTATTGGGCAGCGCCTCGAAGATGCGCATCAGCTGCCTCGAGTCGCGGCCGATGTCGGTGTCCAGCAGGCGCAGGGCGGTGAACACGCCACGCCCCAGCAGCCTGGCACCAGGGGCCTGCAGCAGGGGTAGCACCAGGTCCGCGTTGGGCGCGGCCACGAACCGGAGCACGGGGTGGACCTCGTGGCTCACCCCTCCGGTGCCGACCAGCACGAGGCGCTCGCAGCGCTCCGGGTACTGATAGGCGAACTGCATGGCCACGCCGCCGCCCAGTGAGTGTCCGAGCACCGTCACGCGGTCCACGTCGAGCACGCTCAACAGGTCGCGCATGGCGTTGGCGTAGGCACCGATGGAATAGTCGGCGCGCGGCTTGTCGGACGCACCGTGCCCCAGCAGGTCGGGGGCGATGACGGTGAAGTCCTTGGCGAGCGCGGGGATGACGTCGGCCCAGCTGTCGGCGTCGTCGCCGATGCCGTGGATCAGCAGCAGAGCGGGCCCGCTGCCAGCCCGGATGAACGCGCGTTGATAGCCATGGATGGTCCGAAAGCTGCGCGTCAGAGCGGTCACGGTCTTGGCAGGGTATCGAGCGCCGCGCGTGGGCGCCCCCTCCGCGTGCATGGACGAGTCGAAGTTGCGACCGGGAAATGACCGTGAAACCAGGTGGAAACGCGCCACCGCCGGCCGTCGCGTCGGGGGGCGCGGCAGCTCCTCGGGTGACGCCCGGCTGGGAGACCGCCGCGCGCCGCGCCCGGCCGCTGGGAGACCGCCGCGCGCCGCGCAGGCCGAGCGACGTCGCGGCGACCCAGTCGTCAGGGAATGAGCGCGACAGCGTCGATCTCGTTCCAGCCCGTCACCGCGTTCGTGTCGAGGTACAGGCGTACGGTGTGGATCGAGCGCGGCTCGGGCAGGCGCACCTCGACAGCCGCAGCGCCAGTCACCCCTCGCGTGGGCTCGATGCCGGAGAACAAGGTCACGACCTGCGCCGGATCGCTCACGTCGTCCACGCGCACCACGGCGCCGGGGTTGTAGGTCTCGAGCCAGAACACGGCGGTGGTGAGCACGGGCTCCGCATAACGCAGCGTGATGTGTTGGATGCCGCCGTCCGCGAGGCGCGTGGCCCACGCGTTCGGGAGGTCGCCCGCGGTCGGATACACGTCGGGGGCGCCCGTCGCGCGCTGGGCGGAGTTGCCGTCGCTGGTGTACTCGGAGGAGAAGTCGACCACGGAGGAGGCCCAGCGGGGGCCACGGCGCTGGATCTCGGACAGCGGCTCGGTGCCCATGAGGATGGTGGTGCCCGGCAGCGTCGACGTCGGTACCGCGTACTGCTGACTCGACTCACCGCTCCCGTTGCAGCCGCGCACCGCCACCACCACGCCCACGACGAGGCCGACGATGACCAGCGCGAAGGCCCACATGGCGCCGCCGACCGAGAGCTCCTTCGTGGGTGGCGGGATGTACGGACGCTGCTCGAGGGGCAGGGGGTCGCGCGCGAGGAGCGCCACGGTGTCGATCTCGGTGTAGCCGCTGGTGTTGGTGAGGTACACGCGCAGCTTGCGCACGACGCGCGGCGCGTCGAAGGTCACGTCCAGTGCACATGACTCGCTCTTCGGGCTGACCTCGCCGTAGTACACCAGCTCCTCCCCGTCGGTCTGGTCCACTACGGCATAGACGCGGCCGCTGTTGTAGGTCTCGTACACGCGCAGGCCCGTGACGGGCTGGGTGCTGTCGTACTCCACGCACACCCACTCCACGCGGCTGTTGCTGGAGGACGGCGCCCACGCTCCGCCGATGTCGCCGTAGCGAGGGAAGACCTTGGGGGGCCCGACCATGGCCGAGGGCGACCACGAGCCGCCGTACGTCGTGGAGGCCGTCGCGTGCTTGGGCCAGATGGCGCGCTCGACCGGGCACAGCACCTCGCGGCTGCCGTCGCGCGTCGTGAGGCGCCTCCCTCGGCCCTTGGCGGGGCGCGCCGTGGGGCCCTCCATCATGCGAGCGTGCAGGTCCGAGTCACGGCTCGCCGCCGGCTGCTCGCGCCCTACCCCGGGCATGTTCATGACCGTCTGCGTCAGGTAGGTGGCCTGCGCGCAATACTCGCACTGGACCACGTTCTGACCCGGGACGGGCGACAGGTTGGCGCCGCAGTTGCCGCAGCGCAGCACGGTGGACTCGGATGGCATCGTATGCGCGATACTACGCGAGTCGCGGCGCGGATCATCCGTCCACGTGCAGCACGACCTTGCCGCGAGCCCGCTTGGTCTCGAGGTAGCGGTGGGCCTCGGCCGCGTCGTCGAGCGCGAACGAGCGGTCGACCACGACCCGGAGGGTGCCGTCGTCGATGTGGGCGCGCAGCCACTCGAGCTGGGCGCGGTGGGAGCGCACCACCACCAGGCGCGCGCGCTGGGCGCTGAGCACGGTCCGCGCGATGTCACGCACGATGCGCCCGCTGGGGATGGTCTGCACGTAGGTGCCGCCGGGCGTGAGCAGCGGCCGCAGCGTGTCGAAGCGGTAGTTGCCGAACACGTCGAACACGCAGTCGAAGCGGGTGGCCAGCTCGGGCAGCGGGGTGGTCGCGTAGTCCACCACGTGGTCGGCGCCCAGGCTGCGCACCAGCTCGGCGTTGCGCGCGCTGCAGGCCGCGGTCACCTCGGCGCCCAGCAGCTTGGCGATCTGCACCGCGAACACGCCCACCCCGCCGGACGCGCCGTTGACGAGCACGTGATGCCCGGGCGCCACGCGCCCCTCGTCGCGCAGGCCTTGGAGCGCGGTCTGGGCCGCGAGAGGCACCGCGGCGGCGGTGCGCAGGTCCACGCTGGCGGGCGCGGTAGCCAGCGACTGAGCGTCCACGGCGGCGTACTCGGCGTAGGCGCGGCCCGCGAAGTCGTTGATCATCCCGAACACGGACGTGCCCACCGGCAGGTCGGCGCCGGGCCCGGCCTCGACCACCTCGCCCGCGATGTCGTGGCCCACCAGAAGCGGGAAGCGCTTGCCCGTCACCACCTGGAACTTGCCCTTGCGCACGATGACGTCCTTGGGGTTCACGCCGATGAAGCGCGTGCGCACCAGCACCTGACCGCGCGTGGGCACGGGGCGCGGGACCACCGCGGGGCGCAGCACCTCCGGCGGGCCGTAGCGGTCGACGAGCACG from Sandaracinaceae bacterium carries:
- a CDS encoding protein kinase, with the translated sequence MSLDPPDWGSGVRTHPDGAVVTSDGLVTRADPIRPSTAGMPSHLGRFRVEQMLGAGGMGVVYLATDPHEPEGSRAVALKTLRSADPMALMRFKSEFRYTAALAHPNLVKLYELGVAEDTWFFTMEHVPGVDLGEHLAKRSPPGALRAPVLCDAFAQLVEGLSALHAAGVRHLDLKPSNVVVAPDGRAVLLDFGIAALRGGQTRGAEGQRVVGTPLYMAPEQARGAPTDARSDCYALGVMLYEALVGLRPFEKPGDSALTVIMRKCSEPLPHPSDMAELPEDCLPLADLAYGLMQRDPSQRPTLEAALAVLRPEQGGVGPSLSATAAALVGREDELDAILDAYHARDADRPSVLHLRGLSGVGKSRLCDEAVSRLGRVATVLNAKCHEFEAIPYKGLDDLVDQLVLRLCATPDVARAQLVGEDVAHAARMFPAIFGAFPELPRLPAQSGGVDVRERAYAGLAQLLEALHLERPLCLVLDDAQWGDAGAGHVLASLLTPPLSLPIFWVLAYRSDEVETSALLQQLAPLAGRDFHQETHIDLAPLSATAAVELARRCSHDVDTLELNELVADAGGNPFLIEQLALHGARTRARVSVQDVVRARYQELSDQARSVLRTVSVAGQPLEQQLVMRAAAVNDVRATVATLAAKSLVRVDGAGPGARVVAYHDRIREGVLLVLAPEERRHCHAALARELLAEQSVPPQLVASHLHGAGQLQEAAQYALRAAEEALGSLAYQSAADSYRDALRWSGEDLADVQAVRRAYADALHQAGRCDEAGAAYLRATAGVSDRRARMELQRLAAEALLSAGAVREAFEILRPLFADAGVPFPKDSGAALRGLLWATAQVRMRVRGDLALGSRRVDEDAAFKSALCWSVGKGLSNIAPVEGTVTILRSLLYALDSGSPRAIANGLLFVGSGFTPFMGSRPDDFMGLARRIADADESPALRGLLHVAWCQRGLLEGTWDAAIEHGDRAVLLLSSAPEPTAWSVAVARTTITACLEYRGRLGEMRSRSEEFLRQTANSGEQITFVMVTSAVGFTLGAAGDAEGLARAIDDMRRTMHSWTVDFGMWDFYRLRLEVLERLIGEQPESALALVDAAWPAIRAANLLRVPVVLPAILHVRLAAEVAAWCARPGDRRLRRRVERTRDELRVVKRPDGPALALVAQAALSLASEASGVSSGSGASRAAGASHTASSSRAREAARAELERALAACDAARLGAHALLCRRALLELGAEGAAADDKALMDSLAAHGIADPPRWARYVTPGFGAGQLLRPLT
- a CDS encoding alpha/beta hydrolase; translation: MHAEGAPTRGARYPAKTVTALTRSFRTIHGYQRAFIRAGSGPALLLIHGIGDDADSWADVIPALAKDFTVIAPDLLGHGASDKPRADYSIGAYANAMRDLLSVLDVDRVTVLGHSLGGGVAMQFAYQYPERCERLVLVGTGGVSHEVHPVLRFVAAPNADLVLPLLQAPGARLLGRGVFTALRLLDTDIGRDSRQLMRIFEALPNTASRRAFVRTLRGAVDWRGQAITMLDRCYLAKDMPTLVVWGSRDGVIPVKHAARIHAAMPSSRLEVFDGAGHFPHQDDPARFLALFRAFYDGTSPCVHSADEWRVLLRRGVVTAPGVAGAERDRAHPSLA
- a CDS encoding discoidin domain-containing protein; this encodes MPSESTVLRCGNCGANLSPVPGQNVVQCEYCAQATYLTQTVMNMPGVGREQPAASRDSDLHARMMEGPTARPAKGRGRRLTTRDGSREVLCPVERAIWPKHATASTTYGGSWSPSAMVGPPKVFPRYGDIGGAWAPSSSNSRVEWVCVEYDSTQPVTGLRVYETYNSGRVYAVVDQTDGEELVYYGEVSPKSESCALDVTFDAPRVVRKLRVYLTNTSGYTEIDTVALLARDPLPLEQRPYIPPPTKELSVGGAMWAFALVIVGLVVGVVVAVRGCNGSGESSQQYAVPTSTLPGTTILMGTEPLSEIQRRGPRWASSVVDFSSEYTSDGNSAQRATGAPDVYPTAGDLPNAWATRLADGGIQHITLRYAEPVLTTAVFWLETYNPGAVVRVDDVSDPAQVVTLFSGIEPTRGVTGAAAVEVRLPEPRSIHTVRLYLDTNAVTGWNEIDAVALIP
- a CDS encoding NAD(P)-dependent alcohol dehydrogenase, translating into MSALPQYGRHLHPTATMRAVLVDRYGPPEVLRPAVVPRPVPTRGQVLVRTRFIGVNPKDVIVRKGKFQVVTGKRFPLLVGHDIAGEVVEAGPGADLPVGTSVFGMINDFAGRAYAEYAAVDAQSLATAPASVDLRTAAAVPLAAQTALQGLRDEGRVAPGHHVLVNGASGGVGVFAVQIAKLLGAEVTAACSARNAELVRSLGADHVVDYATTPLPELATRFDCVFDVFGNYRFDTLRPLLTPGGTYVQTIPSGRIVRDIARTVLSAQRARLVVVRSHRAQLEWLRAHIDDGTLRVVVDRSFALDDAAEAHRYLETKRARGKVVLHVDG